From a single Gopherus evgoodei ecotype Sinaloan lineage unplaced genomic scaffold, rGopEvg1_v1.p scaffold_88_arrow_ctg1, whole genome shotgun sequence genomic region:
- the UFSP1 gene encoding inactive Ufm1-specific protease 1 isoform X1: protein MEGAGDVPRSLLPDVHQGLPFPGSPTRAALVSGSYLYYHYGCDGVDDRGWGCGYRTLQTLCSWLTGAGAGPGGCPQPVPTLLAIQQALVEMGDKPPAFAGSRDWIGTVEAGLCLDHFFGVPCKIVHSPRGRGLEEQGDFPLTSRAFLDLRSSATLVAVNPVTRLIPSGRKG from the exons ATGGAGGGTGCTGG GGACGTCCCGAGGTCTCTGCTCCCTGATGTTCACCAGGGCCTCCCCTTTCCGGGCTCCCCAACTCGGgcagccctggtctctggctccTACCTCTATTACCACTATGGCTGCGACGGGGTGGACGaccggggctggggctgcggctaCCGGACCCTCCAGACCCTCTGCTCTTGGCTGACAGGGGCCGGAGCGGGGCCGGGGGGCTGCCCTCAGCCGGTCCCCACCCTCCTGGCCATCCAGCAGGCCCTGGTGGAGATGGGAGACAAGCCCCCGGCCTTCGCTGGCTCCCGGGACTGGATCGGCACGGTGGAGGCCGGCTTgtgcctggatcacttttttggGGTGCCGTGCAAAATCGTGCACAGCccccggggcagggggctggaggagcaG GGAGATTTCCCTCTTACCAGCCGGGCGTTCCTCGACCTTCGCTCTTCTGCCACTTTGGTTGCCGTCAATCCAGTTACAAGGCTTATTCCATCAGGCAGAAAAGGATGA
- the UFSP1 gene encoding inactive Ufm1-specific protease 1 isoform X3, with protein sequence MEGAGDVPRSLLPDVHQGLPFPGSPTRAALVSGSYLYYHYGCDGVDDRGWGCGYRTLQTLCSWLTGAGAGPGGCPQPVPTLLAIQQALVEMGDKPPAFAGSRDWIGTVEAGLCLDHFFGVPCKIVHSPRGRGLEEQRPAARSSPG encoded by the exons ATGGAGGGTGCTGG GGACGTCCCGAGGTCTCTGCTCCCTGATGTTCACCAGGGCCTCCCCTTTCCGGGCTCCCCAACTCGGgcagccctggtctctggctccTACCTCTATTACCACTATGGCTGCGACGGGGTGGACGaccggggctggggctgcggctaCCGGACCCTCCAGACCCTCTGCTCTTGGCTGACAGGGGCCGGAGCGGGGCCGGGGGGCTGCCCTCAGCCGGTCCCCACCCTCCTGGCCATCCAGCAGGCCCTGGTGGAGATGGGAGACAAGCCCCCGGCCTTCGCTGGCTCCCGGGACTGGATCGGCACGGTGGAGGCCGGCTTgtgcctggatcacttttttggGGTGCCGTGCAAAATCGTGCACAGCccccggggcagggggctggaggagcaG CGTCCTGCAGCGAGGAGTTCcccaggttaa
- the SLC12A9 gene encoding solute carrier family 12 member 9, which translates to MSTESSPLLSYRLFSVVDEGEMPGTQAQEETPLVGGDMGVAVGPPHPDPARRLSTFFGVVVPTVLSMFSIVVFMRVGFVVGHAGFLQSLLMLVVAYVIILLTVLSICAICTNGAIQGGGAYFMISRTLGPEFGGSIGLMFYLANVCACGVYILGLVEAVLDVFGAEGTDPPGARVLPQGYFYSFLYGSVVLLLCLLVCLVGARIYARAAFLIFLVVNLVLVAIFVSFVAVGPRQVPVARDANHTFNTSFTGFRLATLRANLPAMYSRDYTTNNLMTFATVFAVMFNGCTGIMAGSNMSGELRNASSSIPKGTIIAVVYTFIIYFLLFLMTSFTCERTLLKEDYGFFRSINLWPPLVLVGVYAASLSASMSSLIGASRILHALAKDDLFGIILAPAKIVSKGGNPWVAVLYTWALVQLVLFAGKLNTIAGIVTVFYLVAYAAVDLACLALEWASAPNFRPTFQLFSWHTCLLGIASCVLMMFLISPAGASGSLVLMLALLGFIHLRAPASSWGYISQALIFHQVRKYLLLLDVRKEHVKFWRPQMLLMVANPRSGAQLVRFVNDLKKGGLFVLGHVEIGELDTMPSDPIQAHYNFWLSLVDKLNVKAFVDLTLSPSVRQGTQHLLRITGLGGMKPNTLVLGFYDAFVPDDYFLRDPAFSQARENDHFGVDLPALQAHFPLVRGAGASKALPAAEYVAIVSDAVKMHKNVCLARYFPLLDKQRLFSSKAEGCFVDVWPLNLLRPDTPAYVDVCSLFLLQLACILTMVSSWRAACLRLFLCVESGDRGWVAKEEKLKELLSKLRIKAAIRAVTWDHVVALHGQPLAAGEPFLNSAARQVTDEYLAAVNALVLQQGGQVAVRFLYLPRPPADTSMYERYLEQLEILTRDLGPTLLVHGLTPVTCTEL; encoded by the exons ATGTCCACCGAGAGCTCTCCCCTCCTGAGTTACCGGCTCTTCAGCGTGGTGGATGAGGGGGAGATGCCAGGGACCCAGGCCCAGGAGGAGACCCCTCTGGTGGGGGGGGACATGGGGGTCGCCGTGGGCCCCCCGCACCCCGATCCGGCCCGACGGCTCTCCACCTTCTTCGGCGTCGTGGTGCCCACCGTCCTGTCGATGTTTAGCATCGTTGTCTTCATGCGTGTGG GGTTCGTGGTGGGGCACGCCGGGTTCCTGCAGTCGCTGCTCATGCTGGTGGTGGCGTACGTCATCATCCTGCTGACGGTCCTGTCCATCTGCGCCATCTGTACCAATGGCGCCATCCAGGGGGGCGGGGCCTACT tcatgATCTCGCGGACTCTGGGCCCCGAGTTCGGAGGCAGCATCGGGCTCATGTTCTACCTGGCCAACGTCTGCGCCTGCGGGGTCTACATCCTGGGGCTGGTGGAGGCTGTGCTGGACGTCTTCGGGGCAG AGGGAACAGACCCCCCTGGTGCCCGTGTCCTGCCCCAGGGGTATTTCTACAGCTTCCTCTACGGGTCGGtggtgctgctgctctgcctgctcGTCTGCCTGGTGGGGGCCCGGATCTACGCCCGGGCGGCCTTCCTCATCTTCCTGGTGGTCAACCTGGTGCTGGTGGCCATTTTCGTCAGCTTCGTGGCCGTGGGGCCCCGCCAGGTCCCCGTCGCCCGGGATGCCAACCACACCTTCAACACCAGCTTCACCGGCTTCCGCCTGGCCACCCTGCGGGCCAACCTGCCCG ccatGTACTCCCGTGATTACACCACCAACAACCTCATGACGTTCGCCACCGTCTTCGCCGTCATGTTCAACGGCTGCACCGGCATCATGGCCGGGTCCAACATGTCGG GGGAGCTGAGGAACGCCAGCAGCTCCATCCCCAAGGGCACCATCATCGCTGTGGTTTACACCTTCATCATctacttcctcctcttcctcatgacCAGCTTCACCTGTGAGag GACACTGCTGAAGGAAGACTACGGCTTCTTCCGTTCCATCAACCTGTGGCCGCCCCTGGTGCTGGTCGGGGTTTACGCCGCCTCCCTCTCAGCCTCCATGAGCTCCCTCATCGGGGCCTCCCGCATCCTGCACGCGCTGGCCAAGGACGACCTGTTCG GCATCATCCTGGCTCCGGCCAAAATCGTCTCCAAAGGGGGTAACCCCTGGGTGGCCGTTCTGTACACCTGGGCCCTGGTGCAG CTGGTGCTGTTCGCGGGGAAGCTGAACACCATTGCTGGGATCGTCACTGTCTTTTACCTGGTGGCCTATGCGGCCGTGGACCTGGCCTGCCTGGCGCTGGAGTGGGCGTCTGCCCCTAATTTCCG ccccaccttCCAGCTGTTCAGCTGGCACACCTGCCTGCTGGGCATCGCCAGCTGCGTGCTCATGATGTTCCTCATCAGCCCCGCGGGCGCCTCGGGCAGTCTGGTGCTGATGCTGGCGCTGCTCGGCTTTATTCACCTGCGGGCGCCCGCCAGCTCCTGGGGCTACATCAGCCAGGCCCTCATCTTCCACCAG gtGCGAAAGTATCTGCTGCTCCTGGACGTGCGCAAGGAGCACGTGAAGTTCTGGCGCCCCCAGATGCTGCTGATGGTGGCGAACCCCCGGAGCGGGGCCCAGCTCGTCCGCTTTGTCAACGACCTCAAGAAGGGGGGGCTCTTCGTGCTGGGCCACGTGGAGATCGGCGAGCTGG acACGATGCCCTCTGACCCCATCCAAGCTCACTACAATTTCTGGCTCAGCCTGGTGGATAAACTCAACGTGAAGGCGTTCGTGGATCTGACCCTCTCGCCTTCAGTCCGACAGGGGACCCAGCACCTGCTGCGCATCACGGGGCTCG GCGGCATGAAGCCGAACACACTGGTGCTGGGTTTCTACGACGCCTTCGTCCCCGACGACTATTTCCTCCGCGACCCGGCCTTCAGCCAGGCCCGGGAGAACGATCACTTCGGGGTGGACCTGCCGGCCCTCCAGGCCCACTTCCCCCTGGTGCGCGGGGCCGGCGCCTCCAAAGCCCTGCCGGCCGCCGAGTACGTCGCCATCGTCTCGGACGCCGTGAAGATGCACAAGAACGTCTGCCTGGCCCGCTACTTCCCGCTGCTGGACAAGCAGCGGCTCTTCTCCTCCAAGGCCGAGGGCTGCTTCGTGGACGTGTGGCCCCTCAATCTCCTGCGCCCCGACACCCCGGCCTACGTGGACGTCTGTAgcctcttcctgctccagctggccTGCATCCTCACCATGGTCAGCTCCTGGCGGGCCGCCTGTCTCCGGCTGTTCCTCTGCGTGGAGTCGGGCGACCGGGGCTGGGTGGCCAAGGAGGAGAAACTCAAGGAGCTGCTGAGCAAGCTACGCATCAAAGCGGCCATCCGGGCGGTCACCTGGGACCACGTGGTGGCCCTCCACGGCCAGCCGCTGGCGGCCGGCGAGCCCTTCCTCAACTCGGCCGCCCGCCAGGTGACGGACGAGTACCTGGCGGCCGTCAACGCCTTGGTGCTGCAGCAAGGGGGCCAGGTGGCCGTGAGGTTCCTCTACTTGCCCCGGCCGCCGGCCGACACCTCCATGTACGAGCGGTACCTGGAGCAGCTGGAGATCCTCACCCGGGACTTGGGGCCCACCCTGCTGGTGCACGGCCTCACGCCCGTCACCTGCACCGAGCTGTGA